A single bacterium DNA region contains:
- the purD gene encoding phosphoribosylamine--glycine ligase, producing the protein MKILVIGNGGREHALVWKIAQSEKVTHIYCAAGNGGIRSLAECIPIKPTDINALLQFALQNKIDLTIVGPEQPLTLGIVDLFQQHELNIFGPSATAAEIEGSKVFAKNLMMKYGIPTAAFKSFTVIADAKAYITDMNQPCVVKADGLAAGKGAIVCPTLQEALTAVDTIKNELGEAGNSIVVEEMMEGEEASIFAVTDGINYLLLPAAQDHKRIFDGDRGKNTGGMGAYAPAPVMSSTLLDRVKKEIIEPTILAMTNEGRKYQGVLYCGIMLTRSGPKVVEFNCRFGDPECQAVLPLIKSDIVDMFLSVVNQSISSYRLDVRQQSSVCVVMASGGYPDQYEKNKEISGLDRMTDENTLIFHAGTDLINGKVCSSGGRVLGVTSCSEHLPDAIKKAYTAAEQIHFEKAYFRKDIGYRALKN; encoded by the coding sequence ATGAAAATCCTTGTCATCGGGAACGGCGGCCGCGAACACGCATTGGTTTGGAAGATCGCTCAATCTGAAAAAGTTACTCACATTTATTGCGCTGCCGGTAATGGCGGCATTCGCTCCCTCGCCGAATGCATTCCGATAAAACCGACAGATATTAATGCTCTATTACAATTTGCCCTCCAAAATAAAATCGATCTCACGATCGTTGGGCCGGAACAACCGCTGACGCTTGGCATTGTCGATCTTTTTCAGCAACACGAACTAAATATTTTCGGCCCGTCTGCTACGGCGGCGGAAATCGAAGGCAGTAAAGTTTTTGCCAAAAATTTAATGATGAAATATGGCATTCCAACGGCAGCCTTTAAATCATTTACCGTGATTGCAGATGCTAAGGCTTATATTACTGATATGAATCAGCCGTGCGTTGTCAAAGCCGACGGCCTCGCCGCAGGAAAAGGCGCGATAGTCTGTCCGACGCTGCAGGAAGCGCTAACGGCAGTTGACACGATCAAAAATGAATTAGGGGAAGCAGGTAACTCCATCGTTGTTGAAGAGATGATGGAAGGTGAAGAAGCATCAATTTTTGCTGTTACCGACGGCATAAATTACCTTCTCTTGCCTGCCGCACAGGACCATAAAAGAATCTTCGACGGCGACAGGGGAAAAAACACAGGCGGTATGGGCGCTTATGCTCCGGCTCCCGTCATGTCATCAACTTTATTAGACCGTGTAAAAAAGGAAATTATCGAACCTACAATTTTAGCGATGACAAACGAAGGCCGGAAGTATCAGGGCGTTTTATATTGCGGAATAATGCTTACCCGCAGCGGGCCTAAAGTGGTTGAATTTAATTGCCGTTTCGGCGACCCGGAATGTCAGGCGGTATTACCTTTGATCAAAAGTGACATAGTTGACATGTTTCTATCGGTTGTAAATCAGAGTATAAGCTCATATAGATTGGATGTGCGCCAACAATCTTCCGTATGCGTAGTAATGGCATCAGGCGGGTATCCTGATCAATACGAAAAAAACAAAGAAATTTCCGGTCTGGACAGAATGACCGATGAGAACACCTTAATATTTCATGCGGGTACAGATTTGATAAACGGAAAGGTCTGCAGCTCCGGTGGCCGTGTTTTGGGCGTAACATCCTGTTCTGAACATTTACCCGATGCGATCAAGAAAGCATATACAGCCGCCGAACAAATTCATTTTGAAAAGGCGTATTTCAGAAAAGATATCGGCTACCGCGCACTAAAAAATTAA
- a CDS encoding YebC/PmpR family DNA-binding transcriptional regulator, with protein MGRIFEKRKYKMFARFDKMAKAFTRYGKEIAIAVKLSGPDPNLNPRLRTAIQNAKGVNMPKDRIDAAIKRASSKDEKDLQEVLYEGYGPHGIGILVECATDNPTRTVANIRMYFTKVGGSLGASGSVGFSFERKGVFKLEAPAVDLEELELELIDYGADDFAVDENEIYVYTSFADFTKMQKALEEKQFNIITAELQYVPKTSTQLSEEQEEDILKLIAIIEEDEDVQNVYHNMK; from the coding sequence ATGGGACGAATATTCGAGAAACGAAAATATAAAATGTTTGCGCGTTTTGATAAAATGGCAAAAGCATTCACACGGTACGGAAAAGAAATTGCCATTGCAGTAAAACTGAGCGGGCCGGATCCGAACCTGAATCCGAGATTGCGCACAGCGATCCAGAATGCAAAGGGCGTGAATATGCCTAAGGATCGTATTGATGCAGCCATTAAGCGCGCATCATCCAAAGATGAAAAAGATTTACAGGAAGTTCTGTATGAGGGATACGGGCCGCACGGGATAGGAATTTTGGTGGAGTGCGCAACGGATAACCCGACGCGCACCGTTGCAAATATCCGTATGTATTTTACAAAAGTCGGCGGCTCATTGGGCGCATCCGGCTCCGTTGGCTTTTCTTTTGAGCGGAAAGGCGTTTTTAAGTTGGAAGCTCCTGCGGTAGATTTGGAAGAACTGGAACTTGAACTTATCGATTACGGCGCGGATGATTTTGCAGTCGACGAAAATGAAATCTACGTCTACACCTCTTTCGCTGATTTCACAAAAATGCAGAAAGCGCTAGAAGAAAAACAATTTAATATCATTACAGCGGAACTTCAATATGTCCCTAAAACATCCACTCAGTTATCCGAAGAACAGGAGGAGGACATATTAAAGTTGATTGCAATTATCGAAGAAGATGAAGACGTGCAGAATGTTTATCATAACATGAAGTAG
- the pabB gene encoding aminodeoxychorismate synthase component I: protein MTSWYLREFHCKNSLLDLFAKLYLHEYSFFLYSSIFQNENSRFSYMSCDPSIVFTAKHNKIIINKKEKIEKYEGNPFQHFVSLMTAQKIDYKFNTHIAGMPFFKGGAIGYWGYDMKNHIEQLSSTAEDNPNLPDSCWMFYDGHIVIDHLKNKYYFVGTDEGIQRLEKVVNNNDNIQPKKEAVEYNITHTVTKADYMKQIGVVKEHIADGDVYELNLAQRFNVIFRKKEEWTEFRIFKNLIDVSPSPFSAFLKCGNVSVISSSPERFLRIHDREAESKPIKGTRPRHSDFFKDEAMYFELLHSEKDRAENVMIVDLVRNDLGRVSETGSVQVTRLFDIEKYSTVFQMVSTINSKLKENCTNIDVVKACFPPGSMTGAPKIRAMEIIDELELFNRGVYSGALGYIGYDGTMDLSVVIRTLILQGEKGYFQTGGAIVWDSEADEEYQECIDKAQGIIKALERLNRD, encoded by the coding sequence ATGACGAGCTGGTATCTACGTGAATTCCATTGTAAAAATTCTTTATTGGATTTATTCGCGAAGCTGTATTTGCATGAATACAGTTTTTTTCTGTACAGTTCGATTTTTCAAAATGAAAACTCCCGGTTTTCTTACATGTCATGCGATCCCAGCATCGTTTTCACGGCGAAGCATAACAAGATCATCATAAACAAAAAAGAAAAAATAGAGAAATATGAAGGCAATCCATTTCAGCATTTTGTAAGTCTAATGACTGCTCAAAAAATAGACTATAAGTTCAATACTCATATTGCCGGAATGCCCTTCTTTAAGGGAGGCGCAATAGGCTACTGGGGATACGATATGAAAAACCATATCGAACAATTGTCCTCTACCGCTGAGGACAACCCCAATCTGCCGGATTCATGCTGGATGTTTTACGACGGGCACATAGTCATTGATCATTTGAAAAATAAATATTACTTCGTTGGAACGGACGAAGGTATTCAAAGACTTGAAAAAGTCGTTAATAACAACGATAACATTCAACCAAAAAAAGAAGCGGTTGAATACAACATTACTCACACGGTCACCAAAGCCGATTATATGAAACAAATCGGTGTTGTGAAAGAGCACATTGCTGACGGCGATGTGTATGAGTTGAATCTGGCTCAACGTTTTAATGTCATCTTTCGAAAAAAAGAAGAATGGACCGAATTTCGGATTTTTAAAAACCTTATTGACGTCAGCCCTTCGCCATTTTCCGCATTTCTTAAATGCGGGAATGTTTCGGTAATAAGTTCCTCACCGGAACGTTTTCTGCGTATTCATGATCGTGAAGCCGAAAGTAAACCAATCAAAGGCACCCGTCCGAGACACAGCGACTTTTTCAAAGATGAGGCAATGTATTTCGAATTATTACATAGCGAGAAAGATCGGGCAGAAAATGTGATGATCGTTGATCTTGTGAGAAACGATCTTGGCCGTGTGTCGGAAACAGGAAGCGTACAGGTAACCCGCCTTTTCGATATTGAAAAATACTCAACCGTATTTCAGATGGTTTCGACTATTAACAGCAAACTCAAAGAGAACTGTACCAATATAGACGTTGTGAAAGCTTGTTTTCCGCCGGGTTCAATGACCGGCGCGCCGAAAATTCGCGCTATGGAAATCATCGACGAATTGGAATTATTCAACCGCGGCGTTTATTCCGGCGCTTTGGGCTATATCGGATATGATGGAACTATGGATCTCTCCGTAGTGATCAGGACTCTAATCCTGCAAGGCGAAAAGGGATATTTCCAAACCGGCGGAGCCATCGTGTGGGATTCAGAAGCTGATGAAGAATATCAGGAATGTATAGATAAGGCTCAGGGAATTATTAAGGCATTGGAAAGGCTAAATAGAGATTAA
- a CDS encoding TonB-dependent receptor: MKPILLIALFLLVPAILLAQHPVSGTVRDSVGEPLVGVNIVQKGTYRGATTNIRGEFKIAATSPTATLVFSYIGYSKLEVPVNGQSEIDVVMKENVIELNAIQIVGTRSFNRTVTETPVAVDVIQVKDVTEHSGQVSVNQLLQYTAPSFNSNKQSGADGADHIDPATLRGLGPDQTLVLINGKRRHQSSLINIFGSRGRGNTGTDLDAIPAAAIERIEILRDGASAQYGSDAIAGVINIVLKSSVEEFTGSVTTGFSNADPSSHLFVGPKYDIKPDNTFDGGTVNTSANYGVRLGQDGYANFTLDYVSKAKTNRPTDPDAFDVYREKFGDASANNFAVYVNSAVPISTNSSFYAFAGYNHRYTDAYAWTRGADEDRNIPEIYPNGFNPRITSIITDYSLSAGYRTKFSGWDVDLNNTIGSNRFDYTIKHTLNASLLAASPTKFDAGGFQLIQNTSEVNFSKFYPSIAQGANIAFGAAFRVDQYQIFAGEEGSWKNYGGKYFDGTDSTLRPAGSQGFPGFQPSNVLNWSRTNIGAYADAEFDITQELMIGTAARFEHYNDFGNTFNGKIATRYKVTPDVSVRGSVSSGFRAPSLAQKYFNSSFTDFVGGEPVEKLIARNDAEITKALGIPKLKQEKAIDMSLGFTAKYEDFTATVDAYRVVIKDRIVLTGAFDNSDTTISAYFPAGIAQASFFTNAIDTKTNGLDIVLGWTKYLDNSRLNVTYAANFTDMSLGKKIKTSDKLAGKEDIYFGRREQLFLLASAPDSKMNLTFDYKMNAFTTNLQFIRFGEVKLENWDGNIDKYRAKVVTNIAFGYDVSKNIMITVGANNIANIYPDQHDAGLTETGGNWDAVQMGFSGAYYFTRLGFKF, translated from the coding sequence TACTCTGGTATTTTCTTACATAGGTTACTCAAAACTCGAGGTACCAGTAAATGGCCAGTCTGAAATAGACGTCGTGATGAAGGAAAATGTGATTGAGCTAAATGCGATCCAAATCGTCGGTACGCGCAGTTTCAACCGAACCGTGACAGAAACACCTGTAGCGGTAGACGTAATTCAGGTGAAAGATGTGACTGAGCATTCCGGGCAAGTGAGTGTTAATCAGTTGCTGCAATACACCGCGCCTTCTTTCAATTCAAATAAACAATCCGGGGCAGATGGTGCAGATCATATTGATCCGGCCACCTTAAGAGGATTAGGGCCGGATCAGACTTTGGTTCTCATCAACGGTAAACGTCGTCATCAGTCTTCTCTCATTAACATATTTGGTTCGCGTGGACGCGGAAACACAGGGACAGACCTTGATGCGATTCCGGCCGCGGCCATCGAACGCATAGAGATTCTGCGGGACGGCGCCAGCGCACAATATGGATCGGATGCGATTGCCGGTGTCATCAATATTGTTCTCAAATCATCAGTTGAAGAATTTACCGGATCGGTTACAACCGGGTTCAGCAATGCGGACCCGAGTTCTCATCTATTTGTCGGTCCAAAATACGACATAAAGCCTGATAACACTTTTGACGGGGGAACCGTTAACACAAGCGCGAATTACGGTGTAAGACTTGGGCAAGACGGTTATGCCAACTTCACGCTGGACTATGTTTCAAAGGCCAAGACCAATCGTCCAACCGATCCGGACGCCTTTGATGTATACAGAGAAAAGTTTGGAGACGCTTCTGCCAACAACTTCGCGGTCTATGTGAATTCTGCCGTTCCGATTTCTACCAACTCAAGTTTTTATGCGTTTGCCGGATATAATCATCGGTACACGGATGCGTATGCATGGACCAGAGGCGCTGACGAAGATAGAAATATTCCTGAAATTTATCCGAATGGATTTAATCCTCGCATTACTTCGATCATAACTGACTATTCGTTATCGGCCGGCTACCGAACAAAGTTCAGCGGTTGGGATGTTGATCTGAACAATACGATCGGATCTAACCGGTTCGATTATACGATTAAACACACACTAAACGCATCGCTTTTGGCTGCCTCGCCGACAAAATTTGACGCCGGAGGATTCCAACTTATTCAAAATACGAGCGAAGTCAATTTCAGCAAATTCTATCCGAGTATAGCGCAAGGCGCGAATATCGCATTTGGTGCAGCCTTTCGAGTTGACCAGTATCAGATTTTTGCCGGCGAAGAAGGTTCCTGGAAAAACTATGGCGGAAAATATTTCGACGGAACGGACAGTACGCTTCGTCCCGCAGGATCACAAGGGTTTCCCGGGTTCCAACCGTCTAATGTACTTAATTGGTCCAGGACCAACATCGGTGCGTATGCGGATGCGGAATTTGATATCACTCAGGAACTCATGATCGGGACCGCCGCGCGATTTGAGCACTATAACGATTTTGGAAACACGTTTAATGGCAAAATTGCCACTCGCTACAAAGTAACGCCGGACGTATCCGTGCGAGGATCTGTCAGCAGCGGTTTCCGAGCACCTTCGCTTGCACAAAAATATTTCAATTCTTCTTTTACTGATTTTGTCGGCGGTGAACCGGTTGAAAAACTTATTGCCAGAAATGATGCAGAAATTACTAAGGCGCTGGGTATCCCAAAGCTCAAACAGGAAAAAGCGATTGACATGAGCCTTGGTTTCACGGCAAAATATGAGGATTTTACCGCAACAGTAGATGCGTACCGAGTTGTAATCAAAGACCGAATTGTGTTGACGGGTGCTTTTGATAATTCGGACACGACGATCAGTGCGTATTTCCCGGCAGGAATCGCTCAAGCATCATTCTTTACCAATGCCATCGACACAAAAACGAATGGTCTGGACATTGTGTTAGGTTGGACAAAATATCTGGACAACAGTCGCCTGAATGTCACGTACGCCGCTAACTTTACGGACATGTCGCTGGGTAAAAAAATAAAGACTTCCGACAAGTTGGCAGGAAAGGAAGACATTTATTTTGGCCGACGTGAACAGTTGTTTCTACTGGCTTCCGCGCCGGACAGTAAGATGAACTTAACGTTTGATTACAAAATGAATGCATTTACAACAAACCTACAATTCATTCGGTTTGGTGAAGTAAAACTAGAAAACTGGGACGGCAATATTGACAAATACCGGGCAAAAGTTGTTACAAACATAGCCTTTGGCTATGATGTTTCAAAAAATATTATGATCACCGTCGGCGCAAACAATATTGCCAATATTTACCCGGACCAACATGACGCGGGTCTTACTGAAACCGGGGGAAATTGGGATGCCGTTCAGATGGGATTCAGCGGCGCTTACTATTTCACGCGGCTAGGGTTCAAGTTTTAG
- a CDS encoding TonB family protein: protein MTETTPTIPAHKVVKEYRVLYLESGLLAVLILHIIFVNFLPKMDTADISDLKRTDIVLEVNDIPQTRQALSVKGSPVKPVIPIASDITENILAEETDVRYGTEDGLLEIPAMPAPPGGKGKSEYFPAKLMVSKFPEYPAELQKQGVSGVIILQVKIDVTGKVIDHKVKLNTTKSSVLEKLSIETVYKCRYNPASDGKSPLVSWTDHRFEFLDKTVQ from the coding sequence ATGACCGAAACCACACCTACAATCCCAGCACATAAAGTAGTTAAAGAATACCGTGTTCTCTATTTGGAATCCGGGCTGTTAGCGGTTTTAATTCTGCACATTATTTTTGTGAATTTTCTTCCAAAAATGGATACGGCCGACATTTCTGATCTAAAGCGTACTGATATCGTTCTGGAAGTTAACGACATCCCGCAAACCCGCCAAGCTTTATCCGTAAAAGGTTCACCTGTAAAGCCCGTCATACCTATTGCATCGGACATTACTGAAAATATTCTTGCAGAAGAGACGGATGTTCGGTACGGAACCGAGGACGGCTTACTTGAGATACCGGCAATGCCCGCGCCTCCGGGCGGTAAAGGCAAATCAGAGTATTTCCCAGCCAAACTAATGGTAAGTAAATTCCCTGAATACCCTGCCGAACTCCAAAAGCAAGGCGTGTCCGGGGTTATTATACTTCAGGTCAAAATTGACGTAACAGGGAAAGTCATTGATCACAAAGTAAAATTAAATACAACCAAAAGCAGCGTGCTTGAAAAATTATCTATTGAAACCGTGTATAAATGCCGCTACAACCCGGCCTCTGATGGCAAGTCTCCTCTCGTTTCTTGGACAGATCACCGGTTTGAATTTCTTGACAAGACCGTTCAATAA
- a CDS encoding 4-hydroxybenzoyl-CoA reductase, translated as MMTLPSFEFLSPESTKDAVGLLDQYKDRAKILAGGTDLIPSMKNKLFEPEVVISINNIPELKKIHFDRKTGLTLGGLVSLTDVGHHPLVTENYPVLAEAAKKIATPLLQNKGTIGGNILLDTRCYYYNQSHFWRKAVNNCMKKDGDICRVAPGGHRCYAISSCDTVPVLYALDAVITLVSAQGERKIPLREFYQNDGMAFNKMLPNEILTQVQIPKLPTGFRGAYMKLRRRQAIDYPMLGVMVGLILDDNEICLDAKIILGAVFPCPWEVTEAQNVLIGKKITEKEIEEASEIAYNTAKPMDLTNFRPAYRKRMVKVFTRRILQNLSQQSEYTEEVLA; from the coding sequence TGAATCCACTAAAGATGCGGTCGGTCTGCTGGATCAGTACAAGGATCGCGCGAAAATTCTTGCCGGCGGAACCGATCTCATTCCGAGCATGAAGAATAAATTATTCGAACCGGAAGTAGTCATCAGTATTAATAATATACCGGAACTGAAGAAAATTCATTTCGACCGGAAAACCGGCTTGACTCTCGGCGGCCTGGTGTCTCTCACTGACGTTGGACACCACCCTTTGGTAACTGAGAACTATCCCGTTTTGGCTGAAGCGGCAAAAAAAATTGCAACGCCGTTGCTTCAGAATAAAGGAACGATCGGTGGGAATATATTACTTGACACCCGCTGTTACTATTACAATCAGTCTCATTTCTGGCGTAAGGCTGTGAATAATTGTATGAAAAAGGACGGAGATATTTGCCGAGTAGCTCCGGGAGGGCATCGTTGTTATGCCATTTCTTCCTGTGACACCGTTCCGGTTTTATACGCGCTCGATGCTGTGATCACGCTGGTTAGCGCGCAGGGAGAACGGAAAATTCCGTTGCGTGAATTTTACCAAAATGACGGTATGGCATTTAACAAAATGTTGCCGAATGAAATATTAACCCAAGTGCAGATTCCAAAGTTACCTACCGGATTTCGCGGCGCGTATATGAAATTACGCCGTCGTCAGGCCATCGACTATCCAATGCTGGGGGTTATGGTAGGATTAATTTTAGATGATAACGAGATCTGCCTTGACGCTAAAATTATTTTAGGCGCTGTATTCCCGTGCCCTTGGGAAGTAACTGAAGCACAGAACGTGCTTATCGGAAAAAAGATCACTGAAAAAGAAATTGAAGAAGCGTCTGAAATTGCTTACAACACGGCTAAACCAATGGACTTGACTAATTTCCGCCCGGCATACCGAAAACGAATGGTGAAGGTGTTTACGCGGAGAATTTTACAAAACTTATCGCAGCAATCAGAATATACTGAAGAGGTATTGGCCTGA
- a CDS encoding SpoIID/LytB domain-containing protein, which produces MKSQTLLLCALVTFSAIGCSSTMTTRSLPDNASIPQVKILIQKTSNVSLYANAAFAVKDNISGQDVGYVSAEQRIELKRNKDKIEVFDASGKSIGVSASFSMDTKSANIRFSVGGNSYRGYLLLLPEEDKINVINVLDLESYLMGVVRNEIGNLMPDQLEAAKAQAVAARTYAVRYKGKYKQYDYVSDVNDQVYEGASSESDITTRAVIETVGEIAVMGGKPVNAFYFSTCGGVTANVQEVWKSSTPTTYLASINNEVAGKNLCEESPHYRWELNWTGDEIEKLIKENLKVVIPQEEVSQIDNQRLYNLAVISRDSSQRVKEFKIGFTKDSFIVSGEQARRILRGEKYILYSSLFRLDIIRNPDGTIQSVKCKGAGFGHGVGMCQYSARTMAKQGYTYKQILQFFYRGTEMKKEY; this is translated from the coding sequence ATGAAAAGTCAAACTTTACTCCTTTGCGCACTAGTCACTTTTTCTGCCATAGGTTGCTCGTCGACTATGACGACCCGTTCCTTACCGGATAACGCATCGATTCCGCAGGTCAAGATCTTAATTCAAAAAACGTCGAACGTTTCTTTATATGCCAATGCAGCATTTGCGGTGAAAGACAATATCTCGGGGCAAGACGTCGGGTATGTGTCGGCGGAACAACGGATTGAACTCAAGAGGAACAAGGATAAAATAGAAGTCTTTGATGCGTCGGGGAAATCGATTGGCGTTTCCGCTTCGTTTTCAATGGACACCAAGTCCGCGAACATCCGCTTTAGCGTTGGTGGAAATTCCTACCGCGGATATCTTCTTTTGTTACCGGAAGAAGACAAGATCAATGTGATCAATGTCCTTGATTTGGAATCCTACCTCATGGGGGTAGTGCGAAATGAAATTGGAAATCTCATGCCTGATCAATTAGAAGCCGCCAAAGCTCAGGCCGTTGCGGCGCGGACTTATGCGGTTCGATATAAAGGCAAGTACAAACAATACGATTACGTAAGCGATGTGAATGATCAGGTGTATGAAGGCGCGTCAAGCGAAAGTGATATCACAACACGCGCTGTGATCGAAACGGTCGGTGAAATTGCGGTCATGGGCGGGAAACCGGTCAATGCATTTTATTTCTCCACTTGCGGCGGGGTTACGGCGAATGTGCAGGAGGTCTGGAAAAGTTCGACGCCAACAACCTATCTCGCGAGTATAAACAACGAGGTTGCAGGTAAAAATCTGTGTGAAGAATCGCCGCACTACCGATGGGAATTGAATTGGACAGGTGACGAAATTGAAAAATTGATCAAAGAAAACCTGAAAGTGGTGATACCGCAGGAAGAAGTTTCACAAATTGATAATCAACGGTTGTATAATCTGGCCGTGATCTCTCGCGATTCATCGCAGCGGGTAAAGGAATTTAAAATAGGATTTACCAAGGACAGTTTTATCGTGAGCGGAGAACAAGCCCGTCGAATTTTACGAGGTGAAAAATACATTCTGTACAGTTCCCTGTTCCGTCTCGATATCATACGAAACCCGGACGGAACGATCCAGTCGGTGAAATGTAAAGGCGCCGGTTTTGGCCATGGGGTCGGTATGTGTCAGTACAGCGCGAGAACGATGGCGAAGCAAGGATATACTTACAAACAGATACTGCAGTTTTTTTATAGAGGAACTGAAATGAAGAAAGAATACTAG
- the mqnC gene encoding dehypoxanthine futalosine cyclase yields the protein MIDTIFDKIEKGARLTFDDGLALYQCKELPILSYMANHIREKKKPDNTVTYIIDRNINYTNVCVDKCSFCAFYRPVGSNEGYVLSYEEIDKKIEELIALEGIQILMQGGLNPKLKVAYYENLFRHLKSKFPQIWLHCLSAPEIDYIAKVSDLSVEEALRRLKTAGLDSIPGAGAEILVDRVRTEVSRGKCDSERWLDLHRIAHKVGLTTTATMMYGHVETLEERIEHILKIRDLQDESLKNYGRGFTAFIPWNFQPDNVPLGQNPNIRVTTTVEYLQTLAISRIMLDNIDNFQVSWVTQGKDVAQVGLNYGANDFGSLMIEENVVSQNGTTFNVTVKDIEKMISDAGYNAKRRNNHYEIIN from the coding sequence ATGATCGATACGATATTCGATAAAATTGAAAAAGGCGCTCGTTTAACTTTTGATGACGGCTTAGCGCTATATCAATGCAAGGAACTTCCCATTCTGAGTTATATGGCAAATCATATACGTGAAAAGAAAAAACCTGACAATACCGTTACGTATATTATTGACCGCAATATTAATTATACGAATGTATGTGTCGACAAATGCAGTTTTTGTGCGTTTTACAGGCCGGTGGGCTCAAATGAGGGTTATGTGTTATCTTATGAAGAGATTGACAAGAAAATCGAAGAACTGATCGCGCTCGAAGGTATTCAGATTCTGATGCAGGGCGGATTAAATCCAAAATTAAAAGTAGCGTATTACGAAAATCTTTTCCGTCATCTAAAATCTAAGTTTCCGCAAATTTGGCTTCACTGTTTAAGCGCACCTGAAATAGATTACATAGCCAAAGTGTCTGATTTATCCGTAGAGGAAGCGCTCCGCCGTCTTAAAACTGCCGGATTGGATTCTATTCCCGGCGCAGGAGCCGAAATACTGGTAGATCGGGTTCGTACTGAAGTTTCCCGCGGGAAATGTGATTCAGAACGCTGGCTTGATCTGCATCGGATCGCGCATAAAGTGGGATTGACGACGACTGCCACGATGATGTACGGGCATGTGGAGACGCTCGAAGAGCGAATTGAACACATACTGAAGATCCGCGACTTACAAGATGAGAGCCTTAAGAATTACGGAAGAGGTTTTACGGCGTTCATACCGTGGAATTTTCAACCGGATAACGTCCCGCTCGGTCAAAATCCGAATATTCGCGTCACCACAACGGTCGAGTATCTTCAGACGCTTGCCATCTCGCGAATCATGCTGGATAATATCGACAATTTCCAGGTTTCCTGGGTTACGCAAGGTAAAGACGTCGCTCAGGTTGGACTCAATTACGGCGCTAATGATTTTGGAAGTTTGATGATTGAGGAAAATGTAGTGAGTCAAAACGGTACGACGTTCAACGTAACTGTCAAAGACATCGAAAAAATGATTTCGGATGCGGGCTATAATGCGAAACGTAGAAACAACCATTACGAGATTATAAATTAG